In the genome of Curtobacterium sp. MCLR17_036, the window CGGACCCGAACCAGACGACCGCGGCGCCAGCTGCGAGTGCGACGCCGGCGACGCCACCGGCCGGCAGGCCCTGCGGCCGCACGGCCGACGCCGGGAACCGCAGCAGCTGCGCGTTCGACGTGATGAAGACGAGGTCGTCGGACTCCGGAGCCTGCGCAGCGCCGACCACGGCGTCGCCCGGCTTCAGGCCGATGGCGGGGAACTCCGGCTTGTCGGGCCAGGCGCCGGGCACGACCCGCTTCACGACGCCCTGCACGGTGCCGATCGCGAGCGAGTCCGACGAGGCGCCGGACAGGTCGACGAGTGCCACGACGGTCTCGCCCTTGGTCAGGGTGAGGAAGTCGGTGACCCGCACACCGGCGTCCAGCCGCACCGCGGCGGGCGGGACCGCCGGGACGTCGACGGGCGACATCCGCAGCACCCGACCCGTTGAGGTCAGCGCGCCGACCTGCCCGCGCACGGAACTCACGATCGCCGAACGGACGGCGTCGTGCTTGGAGCGCTTCGGGACCCGCACGATGCCGAGCTCGGACGTCGGGATGTCGACGCGCACGAGCCGCCCGGTGGTCGAGAGCAGCACGCGGCACGGCGAGTCGGCGATCTGCAGCGACTCGGGGTCCACCGCGGCCTTGCGGCCGCCCCGCACCGGGGCGTCGGCCTCGGTGAGCAGGGTCCGGCGTGGGGTCGCGAACCGGTCGGAGACCTCGGTCAGCTCGAGCGCGACCTGGGCGCGCAGCCGCTCGTCCGATGCCAGCAGTTCCTCGAGGGCGGCGATGTCGGCGAGGAGCTGGTCGCGTTCGGCCTCGAGCTCCATCCGCGAGAACTTCGTCAGGCGGCGCAGACGCAGCTCGAGGATGTACTCGGCCTGGACTTCGGACAGGTCGAAGACGTCACGCAGGCGGTTGCGCGCGGCCTCGGAGTCGTCCGAGGTGCGGATGACCTGGATGACCTCGTCGATGTCGAGGATCGCGATGAGCAGGCCCTCGACCAGGTGCAGCCGTTCCCGGCGCCGGGCCAACCGGTACTGCGACCGGCGGGTGACGACGTCCAGACGGTGCTGCACGTACACGTCGAGGAGCTCGCGCAGCCCGAGCGTGCGCGGGGAGCCCCCGACGAGCGCCACGTTGTTGATGCCGAAGCCGTCCTCGAGCGGGGTGTGCTTGTACAGCTGCTCGAGCACGGCGGTCGGGTTGAAGCCGCTCTTGATCTCGATGACCAGCCGCAGCCCGTGGTTGCGGTCGGTCAGGTCCTTGACGTCGGAGATGCCGACGAGCTTCTTCGACTGGACGCCGTCCTTGATCTTCTCGATCACGCGTTCCGGCCCGACCAGGTACGGCAGCTCGGTCACGACGAGGCCGACCCGTCGCGGCGTCAGGTTCTCGATGCTGACCTTCGACCGGGTGCGGAACGAACCGCGCCCCGTCGCGTAGGCGTCGCGGACCCCGGACAGCCCGACGATCGTGCCGCCGCCGGGCAGGTCGGGGCCGGGGACGAACTCCATGAGCTCGTCGAGCGTGGCGCCCGGGTTCATGAGCAGGTGCTTCGCGGCCTCGACGACCTCGCCGAGGTTGTGCGGCGCCATGTTCGTGGCCATGCCGACCGCGATGCCGGAGGCACCGTTGACGAGGAGGTTCGGGAACGCCGCGGGCAGCACGCCCGGCTGCATGATCTGGTTGTCGTAGTTCGGGACGAAGTCGACGACGTCCTCGCCCAGGCCCTCGGTCATCGCCATCGAGGGCTCGGCGAGCCGCGCCTCGGTGTACCGGGCCGCGGCGGGACCGTCGTCGAGCGAGCCGAAGTTGCCGTGCCCGTCGACCAGCGGCACCCGCATCGTGAAGGGCTGGGCCATGCGGACGAGCGCGTCGTAGATGGCACCGTCGCCGTGGGGGTGCAACTTGCCCATGACCTCGCCCGTCACACGGGCGCTCTTGACGTGTCCGCGGTCCGGCCGCAGGCCCATCTCGGCCATCTGGTACAGGATCCGCCGCTGGACCGGCTTCAGGCCGTCGCGGGCATCCGGCAGTGCGCGCGAGTAGATGACGGAGTACGCGTACTCGAGGAACGACCCCTGCATCTCCTCGGAGACGTCGATCTCCTCGATGCGCTCACCGTCGGGCAGCCCGACTGCGTCCGTGCGTGCCATGGCACCTTTCTGGGCGGACAGACCGCGCTGGCTGGCCAGCGTCGTCTGGAAGACCGCGGTCTGGAAGACTCTGTGGAATGGGAACCAGCGTACCGACGGCCCCCGACGCCGCCGCGAACCTCGCCGACGTCCTGCCGAGTTGCCTCGTCGCGCTCGGCGCCGCGGACGACACGTGGTTGCGCGAGAGCGGCCTGGAGGCCCGGATCACCCTCCGCCCCGCCCGTTCCGCGGTCGTCGTGCTGGTCGACGGCCTCGGTGCCGGCGCGCTGTCCGCGCGTGCCGGGCACGCCCGTTGGCTCGCGGCAGCGAAGGGGACCGGCACCGCGAAGAAGCTGCGGAGCGGGTTCCCGACGACCACGGCCGCCGCGCTCACGACGCTCACGACGGGGCGCTCGCCCGGCACCCACGGGGTCGTCGGTTACAGCGGGTGGGAGCCCGGTTCCGGCACCGTCGTCAACCTGCTGAGCGGGTGGGACAACCAGGTCCCGGCGGGGTGGCTGCTGTCAGAGACACTGTTCACCCGCGCGACCGGGCTCGGCGTCGACCCGGTGGTGGTCGGCCCCGATCGCTACCGGTCGTCGGGCATGACCGCGAACGTGCTCGGCGGGGCGCGCTACGTCTCGGCCGACTCGATCCCGGACCGCGTCGACGCCGCCCTCGCCGCGACGGCGACCGGCCGCTCGCTCGTCTACCTGTACGTGCCGGAGCTCGACTCGATCGGGCACAAGCACGGCTGGCAGTCGGACCGCTGGACCGCGGCGCTCGAACTGCTCGACGGGGAGCTCGCCCGGCTCGACGCCCGGTCGGCTGCCGACGTCGGCGTGCTCGTGACGGCGGACCACGGCGTGCTCGACGTCCCCGAGCACGCGAACATCGCCATCGACCCGCTGCTGCTGACCGACGTCGTCGGCGTCGCGGGGGACCCGCGTTGCCGGCAGCTCACCGTCGCCCCCGGTACCGACGTCCGGGCCCTGGTCGGTGCCTTCCGGGCGAAGTACGGCAAGAAGGCCTTCGTGGCGAGCCGTGACGAGGCCGTCGAGGCGGGCTGGTTCGGCACCGTCGACCCGCGGGTCGCACCGCGCATCGGCGACGTGGTCCTGGTCGCCCGCGGTTCCTGGGCCTTCAACGACGACCGGGCGCTGCGTGCGAACGAGACGCCTCGCCGGATGGTCGGTCAGCACGGGGCCATGACGGACGACGAGCTGTTCGTCCCGCTCCGGCTCGCCGGCGCCTTCGCCTAGGCCACCGACCGCCGCGGGACGGCCCGGGTCAGGCGGGGTCGTCGTCCGGACGGGTGCCGAAGACGATCTCGTCCCAGCTCGGCATCGACCGACGGTTGCGCTTGCGACGCTCCTGACGTCCCTCGGCCTCGGGGGCGGAGGTCGGACGGTCCTCGGTCGGCTGCGGTGCCGTCCCGCGTGCGTCGTCGTCCTCGAAGCCCTGCAGCGGGATGTCCACGACGCTGATCGACGTGCCGCGGGGCTCGTCTCGCTGGTCCGTGAAGGAGGCGGCCTCGCGCTCACCGCGTCGGCGACGCAGGGCCTCGAGCAGGTCGGCGGTCTCGTTGCCGGGCGCACGCTCGTCCACCACGGCCTGGCCGATGCGGGGCAGCGGCGCACGCAGGGGCGCGCGGTCCACGGGCTCGGGCTCGGCAGGGGCCTCGTCGGGCTCGTCGACGCGGAAGGCGCCCGAGTCGAAGCGGGTGCCGTCGTCGTCCTGCTGCTCGTACTCGACGGCACGCAGACGCGGGGCGATGCCCTCGTCCTCGGTGTGCGACAACCGGTGGGCGTCGCCGTTGTCCGGCACCAGGGTCGACGTCTTCGGGTCGAAGCGCCACTGCGCGTCGTGCTCGACCTCGGCCGCCGTGTAGCGCACGCGCACCTGCCAGCCGCTCTCCGGGTGCTTCCAGGAGCCCCAGGTGATCGCGGTGGCCTCGCCGGCCTCGAGCTTGGCGGTGATCGCCTCGCCGAAGGTGTCGGGGGCCTGGTCGTCGACCGGGGTCACCGGGACGCGGTGCGAGGCGTCGAGGATGAAAGCACGCTCGGCCAGCACCGGGCCCTCGAAGCGACGGACGTACTCGACGTCCACGTCGAGCGCGGCGGCGACGTCCGCGGCGTCGGCACCGCCGCGGATGCGCGCCTGGACGTCCTTCGGGGAGACGCGCTTCTGCGATCCCGCCTCCGGGTTCGCCTGGCGGACCTGCCCCGGCAGCGACGACGTGACGGGCAACCGGAACTCGGTGCCGCCGTCGGTCGCCAGCAGGAGTGCGCCGGACTCGACTCCGATGACTCTCACGTCTTGCATGGTTCCGCCTTCCGAGCATCACGTACGGTCGTGCCTCGTACCCCGTGAGTATGCAGTCACCGCGCGGCGTTCCGTGGGAGGCGCACGGGCGTGCCGCGTACTGCACGACGGACGTCGTCGGACTCCGGGAATGTCCGGCGCCGACCGCGGGTTGCAGGGCCACGACGACCCGCACGAGCACTCGGTTTGCGCTCCGGCGGGACGTGGTGCAAACTGTCGCCGCCGATCACCCGGCGACGACCTCTCGATACGAGAAATGGATGGGCATGGCCACCGATTACGACGCCCCCCGGAAGACCGACGACAACTCCGACTCGGAGTCGATCGAGGCCCTCAAGGAGCGCGTTCCCGACAAGATGTCGGGGGTCGTCGACGATGATTCGGACAACCCCGGCAGCTTCGAACTCGCCGGGCAGGACCTCAGCGACGTCGACCTCGACGTCGTGGTGCTGCCCCCGCAGGTCGATGAGTTCACCTGCGTCGAGTGCTTCCTCGTGAAGCACCGCTCCCAGCTCGACCACGAGTCGAAGCTCGGACCGGTCTGCGCGGAATGCGCAGCGCTGTAGCAAGCACTGTCGCAGCGCTCTCGACGCACCGATCACCGAAGGCCCGCTGTTCCCCGGAGCAGCGGGCCTTCGCCGTCCCCGCGGTTCCGCGCGTGCTGTGCTGTTGCGCGCGTGGTGAGCTGTTCTGCGCGTTGTGGGTCGGGTCGCGCGTTGGGTCGGGTCGCGCGTTGGGTCGGATCGCGCGTGGTGAGGCGAATCGCGCGTAGGGAGCCCTTTCTTCCGGCCTCCTACGCGCGATTCGTCCTCCGACGCGCGGGACTGCTGCGCGGAACAGCCACCGACGCGCGGAACAGCCACCCACGCGCGGAACAGCCACCCACGCGCGGAACAGCCACCCACGCGCGGAACAGCCACCCACGCGCGGAACTGCACCCGCGCGGAACCGCCCGTCAGGACCGCAGCGCCTCGACGACCTTGGCCGGCTGCCGCACGCTGACGAGCCAGTACGGCGTGGGGTCGGCGTCGTCGCGGACCTCGACCTTCACGACGTCGCGCACGTACCCGCGGAACAGCGTCCACGCCCGGGCGTCGAGCCGCGGCCCGCGCTGCGCGGTGGCCTCGGCGCCCTCGTAGGCCTCGACCGATCCGACGAGGGCCCGGGGGAGTCGAGCCCGACCCGCGCGGAACTCGGTGTCGGTGACCTCGACGACGGGGGCGAGGACCCAGAGCAGGACGAGCACGCCGAGGTACATGCCGATGGCCACGAGTACGCCGGCCAGGACGCTGATGGGCAGGAAGACGAGCAGGGACGCCGGGATGACGAGGGCCGTCGCCAGGTAGAGCGCCGGGGGCGCCCAGAGTCGTTCGCGGTACAGGGTCACGGGTCCATTCGACCACGACTCGGCCGAGGTCACGGTCCGGTCACGCTCTGCACTACCCTCGTCACGTGACCGAACCAGTCGACGTCCTCTGGACCGGGGAGAACGCCCCCGGCCACGCACACCCCGGCGACGCCGGTGCCGACCTCGTCTCGACCGAGGCCTTCGTGCTGCAGCCGGGCGAGCGACGCCTGGTCGGCACGGGCCTGCGGATCGCGCTGCCCGACGGGTACGCGGCGTTCGTCGTCCCGCGCAGCGGTCTCGCGGCGAAGCACGGCATCACGATCGTGAACGCGCCGGGGACCGTCGACGCCGGCTACCGCGGCGAGGTCAAGGTGGCGCTGCTCAACACGGACCAGACCGAGTCGTACGCGGTGCAGGTCGGCGACCGGATCGCACAGGTGATCGTGATGCCGGTGCCCCGGGTGACCTACACGCGGGTGGACGAGCTGCCCGACAGCGTCCGCGGCCAGGGCGGCTTCGGCTCATCGGGCTACGGTGACCGGAGCGGTGCCGCCAGCGGCACCGCCGGAGACGTTCAGGAAGGAACGCGCGCATGAAGTTCGGCCGACGCAAGCGTGACGAGGTCGGGGTGGCGGAAGCCGTCGTCGACGACGTCGAGGTGGCGGACACCACGCCCGAGGTCGACATCGCGATCGATGCCGACGCAGACCTCGACGAGGTCGACGAGGTCGCCCCCACGGACAAGTCCGCTCCCGGCGACCGTGCCGAGAACGGCCCGCACGACGAGACCGAGGCGAACCTGGTCCGTCCGTACGTGGACCTCGGCGGCGTGAAGGTGCTGCCGCGCGAGGGCCTGCACCTGCGCCTCGAGGTCGAGGAGGGCTCGCAGCGCGTCGTCGCGGTGGGCCTGGACTTCGACGAGTCGACCCTGCAGGTGCAGCCGTTCGCCGCCCCGCGGTCGACCGGCCTGTGGCACGAGATCCGCGCGCAGATCGCCGACCAGATCGAACAGCAGGGCGGCACCGTGACCGAGGTCGACGGGCCGTTCGGCCCGGAGCTCCGTGCCTCGGTCCCGGTCGCGGCCGAGGGCGGGGTCGCGGGCATGCGCCCGGCGCGCTTCGTCGGCGTCGACGGCCCCCGCTGGTTCCTGCGCGGCGTGATCGCCGGCAAGGCGGCCGAGCAGCCCGACGACGCATCCGAGATCGAGGAGCTGTTCCGCAGCGTCGTCGTCGTGCGCGGCACGACGCCGATGCCGCCGCGCGACCTCATCCCGCTGCACATGCCGAAGTCGACCCAGACCGCGATCTGACGCGTCACCGCGTCGACCGCGACACGATCTGCCAGGAGGCCCGGTGCCGGACCACGACGACTCCCCGCGACCCGACGGGGTCACCGACGACCCCCTCGCGTCGGAGCGCGCCGAGCCGCTGTCGCTGAACGCGCAGCTCCGCGACGCGGTGCGGAACGCCGGCATCGGCCAGGTCGCCCCCGGCGAGGCGCCGTCCGGCCGTGCCCTGCTCACCGCGGTGGGCGGCGTGCGCGGTCTCGCCGAGTCCGTCCTGCCCGGTCTCGCCTTCCTGGTCGTCTACGCGATCACGAAGGAGCTCGTGCCGAGCGTCGTGATCCCGGTCGTGATCGGAGCGGTGTTCGTCGTGCTCCGGCTGCTGCAGCGGCAGTCCCTCGCGATGTCGCTCGCCGGCATCCTCGGCGTGGCGATCTCGGCCGGTCTCGCGCTCGTCACGGGCAAGGCCGAGAGCAACTTCATCCCGGGGATCGTCATCAACGCCGTGTGGCTCGTCGGGCTGCTCGTGACGCTGGCGATCCGACGTCCGCTCATCGGGCTGATCGTCGGGTTCCTGCTGCCGCCCGACGCGGACGGCTCGCACCAGGACTGGCGCGCCGATCCGGCGAAGCGCCGCGTGCTGACCGTCGCCACCTGGATCTGGGTCGGCCTCTTCGCGGTCCGGCTGCTCATCGAGATCCCCCTCTACGTGACCGCCCAGGTCGAGCTGCTGGCGGGCATCAAGCTCATCACCGGCGTCCCGCTCTACGCGGCGGTGCTCTGGGTCACCTGGCTGCTCGTCCGCACCGTGTTCCGACGCGAGGACGACACCGCCGCGGTGTAGAGTTGTCTCGACATCGAGACAGTTCCCGCGGGCGCTCCGGCGGCCACGGGATTAGGTTTGCCTTGCTGGTGGGACGGTCCACGGCCCGCGAAGATGAGGGCAAACCGATCAGTAGGGAGGCGGCACGGTGGCTGCAGTCAATAGCTTCGGCTCGAAGGACACACTGTCGGTTGGGGGTGTCGACTACGCGATCCACCGGATCGACACGGTTCCCGGTCACGAGAAGCTGCCGTACAGCCTGAAGGTGCTGCTCGAGAACCTGCTCCGCACCGAGGACGGCAAGAACGTCACCGAGGCGCAGATCCGCGCCCTGGGCTCGTGGCAGCCCGACGCCGAGCCGGACACCGAGATCCAGTTCTCCCCGGCCCGTGTGGTCATGCAGGACTTCACCGGCGTCCCGTGCATCGTCGACCTCGCCACCATGCGCGAGGCGATGGCGGAGATCGGCGGCGACCCGAACAAGATCAACCCGCTGTCGCCGGCCGAGATGGTCATCGACCACTCCGTCATCGCCGACCTGTTCGGTCGCGAGGACGCCCTGCAGCGCAACACCGACCTCGAGTACGAGCGCAACGGTGAGCGCTACCAGTTCCTCCGCTGGGGCCAGACCGCGTTCGAGGACTTCAAGGTCGTCCCGCCGGGCACCGGCATCGTCCACCAGGTCAACATCGAGTACCTGGCCAAGGTCACGTACACGCGCCAGTTCGACGGCGAGACGTACGCCTACCCGGACACGCTCGTCGGCACCGACTCGCACACCACGATGGTGAACGGCCTCGGCGTGCTCGGCTGGGGTGTGGGCGGCATCGAGGCCGAGGCCGCGATGCTCGGCCAGCCCGTGTCGATGCTCATCCCGAAGGTCGTCGGCTTCAAGCTCTCCGGCGAGATCCCGGCCGGTGTGACCGCGACCGACGTGGTGCTCACCATCACGCAGGAGCTCCGCAAGCACGGCGTCGTCGGCAAGTTCGTCGAGTTCTACGGCGAGGGCGTCAGCGCCGTCCCGCTCGCGAACCGCGCCACCATCGGCAACATGTCGCCGGAGTTCGGATCGACCGCCGCGATCTTCCCGGTCGACGACGTCACGCTCGACTACCTGCGTCTGACCGGTCGCGACGAGGCGCAGATCGCCCTGGTCGAGGCCTACTCGAAGACCCAGGGCCTGTGGCACGACGCCTCGGTGGAGCCGAACTACTCCGAGTACATGGAGCTCGACCTGTCCACGGTCGTGCCGTCGATCTCCGGCCCGAAGCGCCCGCAGGACCGCATCGAGCTCTCGCAGGCCAAGGACCAGTTCGAGGTCGACCTCGCCAACTACGCGAGCATCGACCACAGCGAGCAGGACAAGGCCGTTGCCGACACCTTCCCGGCGTCCGACCCGGTGGCAGCGGCCCCCGGCGACGAGCACGCCGTGGACGACCAGCAGGACGCCCCCGGTTCAGAGGTCCCCGTGCACGCCTCGAGCGCGCCCGGCACCGTCTCGAAGCCGACCTCGGTCGCGATCGCCGACGGTGCGCCGTTCACGATCGACCACGGCGCCGTCGCGATCGCCGCGATCACGTCGTGCACGAACACGTCGAACCCGTCGGTCATGATGGCCGCCGGCATCCTGGCCCGGAACGCCGCGAAGAAGGGCCTCACCGCGAAGCCCTGGGTGAAGACCACCCTCGCGCCCGGGTCGAAGGTCGTCACCGACTACTACGAGAAGGCCGGCCTCACGACCTACCTCGAGCAGCTCGGCTTCTACACGGTCGGCTACGGCTGCACCACCTGCATCGGCAACTCGGGCCCGCTGCCGGAAGAGATCTCGCAGGCCGTGCAGGACAACGACCTCGCCGTCACCGCGGTGCTCTCGGGCAACCGCAACTTCGAGGGCCGGATCAACCCCGACGTGAAGATGAACTACCTGGCGTCCCCGCCGCTGGTCATCGCGTACGCCCTGGCCGGGTCGATGCACTTCGACTTCGACAAGGACGCCCTCGGCACCGACCAGGACGGCAATGACGTCTACCTCACCGACATCTGGCCCGACGCGGCCGAGGTGCAGCAGGTCATCGACACCTCCATCGACACCGAGATGTTCACGCACGAG includes:
- a CDS encoding DNA topoisomerase IV subunit A, which translates into the protein MARTDAVGLPDGERIEEIDVSEEMQGSFLEYAYSVIYSRALPDARDGLKPVQRRILYQMAEMGLRPDRGHVKSARVTGEVMGKLHPHGDGAIYDALVRMAQPFTMRVPLVDGHGNFGSLDDGPAAARYTEARLAEPSMAMTEGLGEDVVDFVPNYDNQIMQPGVLPAAFPNLLVNGASGIAVGMATNMAPHNLGEVVEAAKHLLMNPGATLDELMEFVPGPDLPGGGTIVGLSGVRDAYATGRGSFRTRSKVSIENLTPRRVGLVVTELPYLVGPERVIEKIKDGVQSKKLVGISDVKDLTDRNHGLRLVIEIKSGFNPTAVLEQLYKHTPLEDGFGINNVALVGGSPRTLGLRELLDVYVQHRLDVVTRRSQYRLARRRERLHLVEGLLIAILDIDEVIQVIRTSDDSEAARNRLRDVFDLSEVQAEYILELRLRRLTKFSRMELEAERDQLLADIAALEELLASDERLRAQVALELTEVSDRFATPRRTLLTEADAPVRGGRKAAVDPESLQIADSPCRVLLSTTGRLVRVDIPTSELGIVRVPKRSKHDAVRSAIVSSVRGQVGALTSTGRVLRMSPVDVPAVPPAAVRLDAGVRVTDFLTLTKGETVVALVDLSGASSDSLAIGTVQGVVKRVVPGAWPDKPEFPAIGLKPGDAVVGAAQAPESDDLVFITSNAQLLRFPASAVRPQGLPAGGVAGVALAAGAAVVWFGSVARSNEAVVATVSTTSTALPGTDAGRAKVSALSEFPAKGRATQGVRAHAFLKGEDGLTVGWAGIAPPHAVGTDGAARTLPDWLSKRDGSGAPLEAVIGSIGGSAATLDGTAGEA
- a CDS encoding alkaline phosphatase family protein yields the protein MGTSVPTAPDAAANLADVLPSCLVALGAADDTWLRESGLEARITLRPARSAVVVLVDGLGAGALSARAGHARWLAAAKGTGTAKKLRSGFPTTTAAALTTLTTGRSPGTHGVVGYSGWEPGSGTVVNLLSGWDNQVPAGWLLSETLFTRATGLGVDPVVVGPDRYRSSGMTANVLGGARYVSADSIPDRVDAALAATATGRSLVYLYVPELDSIGHKHGWQSDRWTAALELLDGELARLDARSAADVGVLVTADHGVLDVPEHANIAIDPLLLTDVVGVAGDPRCRQLTVAPGTDVRALVGAFRAKYGKKAFVASRDEAVEAGWFGTVDPRVAPRIGDVVLVARGSWAFNDDRALRANETPRRMVGQHGAMTDDELFVPLRLAGAFA
- the sepH gene encoding septation protein SepH; this encodes MRVIGVESGALLLATDGGTEFRLPVTSSLPGQVRQANPEAGSQKRVSPKDVQARIRGGADAADVAAALDVDVEYVRRFEGPVLAERAFILDASHRVPVTPVDDQAPDTFGEAITAKLEAGEATAITWGSWKHPESGWQVRVRYTAAEVEHDAQWRFDPKTSTLVPDNGDAHRLSHTEDEGIAPRLRAVEYEQQDDDGTRFDSGAFRVDEPDEAPAEPEPVDRAPLRAPLPRIGQAVVDERAPGNETADLLEALRRRRGEREAASFTDQRDEPRGTSISVVDIPLQGFEDDDARGTAPQPTEDRPTSAPEAEGRQERRKRNRRSMPSWDEIVFGTRPDDDPA
- a CDS encoding DUF4193 domain-containing protein, with the protein product MATDYDAPRKTDDNSDSESIEALKERVPDKMSGVVDDDSDNPGSFELAGQDLSDVDLDVVVLPPQVDEFTCVECFLVKHRSQLDHESKLGPVCAECAAL
- a CDS encoding DUF3093 domain-containing protein; the protein is MTLYRERLWAPPALYLATALVIPASLLVFLPISVLAGVLVAIGMYLGVLVLLWVLAPVVEVTDTEFRAGRARLPRALVGSVEAYEGAEATAQRGPRLDARAWTLFRGYVRDVVKVEVRDDADPTPYWLVSVRQPAKVVEALRS
- the dut gene encoding dUTP diphosphatase, encoding MTEPVDVLWTGENAPGHAHPGDAGADLVSTEAFVLQPGERRLVGTGLRIALPDGYAAFVVPRSGLAAKHGITIVNAPGTVDAGYRGEVKVALLNTDQTESYAVQVGDRIAQVIVMPVPRVTYTRVDELPDSVRGQGGFGSSGYGDRSGAASGTAGDVQEGTRA
- a CDS encoding DUF3710 domain-containing protein, encoding MKFGRRKRDEVGVAEAVVDDVEVADTTPEVDIAIDADADLDEVDEVAPTDKSAPGDRAENGPHDETEANLVRPYVDLGGVKVLPREGLHLRLEVEEGSQRVVAVGLDFDESTLQVQPFAAPRSTGLWHEIRAQIADQIEQQGGTVTEVDGPFGPELRASVPVAAEGGVAGMRPARFVGVDGPRWFLRGVIAGKAAEQPDDASEIEELFRSVVVVRGTTPMPPRDLIPLHMPKSTQTAI
- a CDS encoding DUF3159 domain-containing protein, giving the protein MPDHDDSPRPDGVTDDPLASERAEPLSLNAQLRDAVRNAGIGQVAPGEAPSGRALLTAVGGVRGLAESVLPGLAFLVVYAITKELVPSVVIPVVIGAVFVVLRLLQRQSLAMSLAGILGVAISAGLALVTGKAESNFIPGIVINAVWLVGLLVTLAIRRPLIGLIVGFLLPPDADGSHQDWRADPAKRRVLTVATWIWVGLFAVRLLIEIPLYVTAQVELLAGIKLITGVPLYAAVLWVTWLLVRTVFRREDDTAAV
- a CDS encoding aconitate hydratase, with protein sequence MAAVNSFGSKDTLSVGGVDYAIHRIDTVPGHEKLPYSLKVLLENLLRTEDGKNVTEAQIRALGSWQPDAEPDTEIQFSPARVVMQDFTGVPCIVDLATMREAMAEIGGDPNKINPLSPAEMVIDHSVIADLFGREDALQRNTDLEYERNGERYQFLRWGQTAFEDFKVVPPGTGIVHQVNIEYLAKVTYTRQFDGETYAYPDTLVGTDSHTTMVNGLGVLGWGVGGIEAEAAMLGQPVSMLIPKVVGFKLSGEIPAGVTATDVVLTITQELRKHGVVGKFVEFYGEGVSAVPLANRATIGNMSPEFGSTAAIFPVDDVTLDYLRLTGRDEAQIALVEAYSKTQGLWHDASVEPNYSEYMELDLSTVVPSISGPKRPQDRIELSQAKDQFEVDLANYASIDHSEQDKAVADTFPASDPVAAAPGDEHAVDDQQDAPGSEVPVHASSAPGTVSKPTSVAIADGAPFTIDHGAVAIAAITSCTNTSNPSVMMAAGILARNAAKKGLTAKPWVKTTLAPGSKVVTDYYEKAGLTTYLEQLGFYTVGYGCTTCIGNSGPLPEEISQAVQDNDLAVTAVLSGNRNFEGRINPDVKMNYLASPPLVIAYALAGSMHFDFDKDALGTDQDGNDVYLTDIWPDAAEVQQVIDTSIDTEMFTHEYGSVFEGDDRWKNLPTPTGDTFEWDQESTYVRKPPYFEGMTMQPDAVSDISGARVLAKLGDSVTTDHISPAGSIKADSPAGQYLAEHGVDRKDFNSYGSRRGNHEVMIRGTFANIRLRNQLLASANDGAGVEGGYTRDFTTPDGAQSFIYDASQHYQEQGIPLVIFGGKEYGSGSSRDWAAKGTNLLGVRAVITESFERIHRSNLIGMGVVPLQFPAGETVESLGLDGTEVVSISGLTELNEGRTPKTVHVTATPSEHSPAGKQPIEFDAVVRIDTPGEADYYRNGGILQYVLRSLV